The Etheostoma cragini isolate CJK2018 chromosome 22, CSU_Ecrag_1.0, whole genome shotgun sequence genome segment GATTTAGTTAGTCTGGTAAGGTACTCACAAGTGTATATAacagtgtttttatattctgtttGTGATAATCTGATTGTTGACGTTGGATTGCACGGCTGTTCGGAGCTGATATGAAAATGGACATACTTTCATCCTTGATGATCAAAGGTCCCTTTTGGTGCTTTATGTATGCTAACATAAATAgatattatgtttttaatctgTCTTAATGACCAACAATGGTCCACAGCACATGAATTTCCCTCTCATAATGATACATACTGTAAagtgatgtgttttgtttttataggaaatcatttgtattattttttcctAAGCTCTTAAATTCAGAATGTCTACTGCCATCAAGTATCGCAGTGACTTTGTCAACAATGTTAGTATTGCCTTGCAGTCTGATGTGACTGAACACAGAATATTAAGTGGTTTACCTTTTATCCAACGTCAAAGCAATGAGGAAAAAATTGTTTCACtgtccttttgtattttttgtcatttttgtagCTGTGCATTGATGGCGTATATTTTCTTCAAAGAAGTAGAAATCATTTCCTTTGAAAGAAGGAAATTACACTGAGGTATGTGCCTTATACGTCCTGTTGGTAAAGAGAAAGATCACTGCCAATCTTCcattgtgaatgaaaaataaataaagtaaacatgtAAAGTGTCTTGTGAGAcctgaaaaaagataaaacgatagaacatttatataataaaagtcTGACTATCAGTTGCGAAATGCATTCTACTTTTTCCCCCCACATTTATTGTGCTCTTTTATATATAATGTGTAAATACAATAGTCTTTCATTAGGTTTAGCAGAGGAAATGGGGAGTATCCTGGGGCCAATAAAGAATTGACTTTGAAAGCAGGGATTCCCAGGCCCTGGGTAAAGGCCAGACAGATCTGGCTTGGAGCGGAGCTTTTCTGTGCCCAGCACTGCGGCCCCGCCAGAAGAGCCACTTTGCTCTTTTATAACTGACTACAAATGTTTGTatggttttaataaaaaaatgaaaaaagacattaaaaagaaactaTATTTTAagtctcttttcttctttataatATTCTGATTTTGATAATATATGAAACTTGGTTTGAGTTATGTCTTTATGGAGACAACACACTCCTTTTATTACTATAATTCATACTGATTTCCTCATCAAACCACatccaaaagaaaacatgttatgCAACTTGatgaaaatacagtaaataaacattttgtttgggaATATACTCctactataaaaaataaaagttccaAGACCAGTCACCATCAGTGACTTAATTCACAGACAATATCCAGGCCTTTCAATGCCCTCTTCTGATCATTTCAAGAAACTACAACTGCCTCGTAAGGTGTGAGCTATGCAGTGTTTGAATGTCATTCTCATGAATTTGATTGCATGATTAGttacacatttaacattaaaagcagTCATGCCTCACGTCTGAGTTAAGATTAAAGCCAGTAGGTATTGTTATCCCTGCTCATtcacactgacattttataCCAGTGGTTATGCCACTGTAGCCCACATGTATTTACAGGCTGACATCCCATCAGCTCCTGTCACAAGTTCTTTAATAGTTTTTCACACGAGCAGAGCGCTTCTGCATCTTTTCCCTGACTTTCCAGACAGAGAACTAGCCATGATACGTTTTAGCAGCTCAACACAATCATTCAACAGAAATGAAAGGCACCGTTCGACTTTCCATGGCAGAGATGGAGCATGAGATAAATTGTTTGGCTGGGTCCAGACCTTTGAATCCGCCCACTCCACAGAGTGCAACGAGTCGGAAATTCTCTCTGATATCAGGCAGGTAAATTGTACTAACTGGACTAAAAAATAGACCGTTTTTTCTTTGATGCTCTGAGGCTGCAGCAATTTTACTTTTGTGCCTTCTTTAGACTGCACTTAGTGGGGTAcgaacataaaaaaagtcaatttttgaCAGCCAGTTTTGAAATCTGTACACTTTCCATAACTTTCACTTgcaaacaaacacttttaacagttttacagcAGGATGTACAGGTACATCACGTCAGGCTATTCATCATGCCAACATGTTAGAGATTAAATGAAGAAAGGGGGTTTGTATACAATAGGAAACATTTTATTACTAAAAGTTGTCTTATACTGAAGGTGCTCTTTCATCAGCGTTTCCACAACTATTCTTTATTGAAATCACAAATTGTTTTTACCActtgatggaaaaaaacagacaaattaatcacacatgaaatgacagtaactatGGACTATATACACAACAATGGGAGAGGCGGGTCACAGGTGTGGTTTCAATAGACCTGCATTGTTGGGTGTTTTAACACACTAGGCTCATACAGGAGGCACTTGAGTGTGAGAGCCTTAAGAGCCAGGACCTAGCCAGAGTGCTGGAGGGGGAGGaaggtaaaaaaacatggaaatgtccagcaacagaaaacaatgactaCCTGCTTTGAAAGAAACAAATCCTGTTCAAGGAGTACATAATATGCATCTATTCCTTCTGCTCAAGCGTCTGTGGCCTGAAGCCTTGGTtaggggttgggggggttgCCGTCACATGTGGGACACTGATGTACATACAGAGCATTTACACAGGCCTGCACCACAGAAATCCAGAGCACAAAGGGTGCACATTCAAAAGCATGCATTGCCCCACAATGACATTGGTGGTTAAAAACAACTGATGTATTTAGTCATCTGCAACTACAACAAAACTCAACCTTCCGATGCTTGAGATTGTTAATGCAATcgacatacagtatttacaggaATTATATCTTTCTCTTAAACATCTGTCACTCCAATGccagttcaataaaaaaaaaaatatatagtccATAACTGCATTGCCAGGTATGAGGGAAAGTTTACAATGATGAATCGCAAAATCAAAGTCTTCAAGAATGGCTACCATTTCAATGAtctatttacaataaaacacaattatgtatccataaacaaaaagaataaattgAGGAAGAACTAAAAAGCCTGTCTGTGGGTTGGCTGCCTCACTGCAAAGTTCCTTACAGAGCTGGTTTAGTGGTTGGTTCTTTGTCAGCTCTGGGAGTGTGTGACGTTTAGGGTGTCAGATCTTCTCCTGGATAAAGGGGTGCTGCAGGGCCTGGTTGATGCTGATGCGTTTGGCTGGGTCCAGCATCAGCGTGCCATCCAGCAGGTCCTTCAGCTGCATCACTTTCTTCCTCTGGTCCTCAGGCAGTCGCTGGCCTCCTATCATGTCAGTCAGCAGGTCTTTGGTGGAGTTGATGGTGCTCATCACCGTCACCTTTTCCTGATGGTGCAGAAATGACAGGATTTGTTTACAATAGTCATTGAAACTGCTTTTCAGTATGTAGCAAATACAGCTGGCAAGATCAGAACAGCCAATGAAATAACATTCCctgtttgttattaaaaaatccCTTTCATTATGTGAAAATGTGCTGTGGAAGAAATATGGAGCACTTTACCCTTTCTGTCACTTTGTCTACTTCAATGTACAGGAAGTTTAAATTCTGATCGAAGTGCTGGTCTTTGAACGAGCCTTTACGGATCATCTGAGGAAAGAAAATCATGATATTGCATCAGCCATAACTTCTTGAACACTGCATACAACATCAACatgacttttcttttccctcggaaaaagaaacaaaaactgaaattttaTGATGCAATTTTACCTTGTTGGGCATCTTGCCCTTGAGGTCCATAGCTAGTTTTATCATATGATTGTTGGAAGATCCAGGAAACAGGATTTTGCCAGTGTAAAGCTCATATAAAGTGCAGCCAACAGACCACATGTCAATCCCATAGTCGTATGGCTTTCCTAtgactgagaaagaaagaaattgtgaGCAAGGTCCTGTTTGAATGCAACTAAAGGTTAGATTTAGGGTTTGGTACGAAACCGGTACGGACCAAATCACGTTGAGTATTGGTTCAAGTAAAAACAAACCGTGCCAAATTTCAGTACCTGAGAGTAAGCGCAAGCCCATTTGTCCTCTGTGCATATTGACAGAGAGCGGAGGTCCGACACACATGCGCGCGCAGAGGTGCGGACAGAACAATCTCAGTCggctctgcagttttgtttaAGTTCTAAGTAAATAGGTTaggaattattattttttgtaattacagaAAGAAAGTATCATTGGGTACCGGTCACCAAATTTCAGGTGCCGATATCGGGACTAGTATTGGTTCAAATGCGAAAGGTACCCCACCCTAGTTAGATTAAAGatttacacaaacaatgcaACTCACTGATTTCTGGAGCTCTGTAGAATCTGCTGACTAGGTATGGTGTTATGTCGTTGTCAGCAACATGGGATGCAGAGCCAAAGTCACACAGCTTCAAAATGGTCTTTGACTCATTCACCTTTTTAAGGACAAAACAGATAGTACACACAGTATTAAGCCACCATCATTCCTTTACCTGAATTAACTTGATTTTAAGATCGGGTGCATACCAGGATATTGTCTGGCTTGATGTCAGCGTGGAGTATGTTGCATCGTTTGAGCAGCTTGAGGGCCAAGAAGAGCTGCTGACTGTAGGAACGCACAGCCTTGATGTGGAGCCCAACGTCTTTACCGTATTTTTTCAACACCTCTCGCAAATTCATACTATAGTTGAGAATACAGCGATAATTAGGAAGCATTGCCATAAAATAATGTTACAAACAGCAGTGGATCTCAAACCATGCAAAAAAATGAgtagtgttttatttatttcggTACCTTAGAGGCTCAAAGACCAGACAAAGATGCTGCTTGTGATAGAAGTGCCTGAAGAGGCGAAGGCAGTGGAATTTATCATCAGGATCAGCATCATTCAGCTTCTTGAGAAATTCTAACTCTTTCAACCCAGTCTTCTGCCTGTTGACCAAAAGAATCATACATGTTGTTCATAAACGCAAATTCTATCCAACAGCCATAGAATTGTGGTcacacccacccccacccacacccccacacacccacacacacacacacacacacacacacacgataaagAAGAAGGCAGGACTCACATGAGCTCATTGTTTCGGATGATCTTGACAGCCACCTCCTGGCCGGCCCTGGCAGTGTCCCTGGCTCTGATCACGTTGCTGAACACACCCTGGCCAGTGTAGCCATAAACATCATAGCGCTTGTCTAGTGTCTCCCCAATGTTCACCCCTAAATTTTTACACAATCCACAAAGGTGTTAACAGCAGAAAGGCTGTTACTCCAAAGGCACACGTAGCTTTTTGTGATAAGGCACAGTAACCAACCAATTGAACAGGACATGCCTGGACAAGAGACACTACTTATATTAAGTTGTAATGTTATATTTCCATTAAGGCTGGTTGGTATATACTGATATACATCGTCAAAACGATATTAAAATGTCTAtcgtatatgtgtgtgttcctaTATTGTTTCTAGCACAGTGTTGTCTAACACACTGTTGTTACAGCTATATTAACATCACTTGGATTTACGTTCTGATCCTTCCAATGCTCATTTTGCACTCAAgttttaactaaattaaaaaatatctgtACTTTTTATTTGTCATCTTAAATTCACACAGGAGTATCCGACATAGGCTTGGTGTGGTTATTCCATATAGACTATTTGTATTTGAAATTACCAGAAAACATGCTCTATCGTGGTTATATTGTTATCGAGATATGAAATACCCTTTATCAGGATAGAAGATGTTGGCCATTTCCAGTCCATAAACCAAGCAATGATGAGCACTTCCACTGAGACAGTCCATGTCACATGCTTGCCACTAAAAAACATCTGAGAATATAAAGGATTAGGAAGGCAGCACTTACGGTAGTAACCCTCAGCATCAGTCCAGTTGTCCCTGAGGTTGGGGTTCTCCTTGAAGTCCTTCCCTACTCCTGCTGCTCTCATCCTGGCACTCTGTCCAAACGACACAAAAATCAGGCCAGGTTGTTAGGAGTCTTAAAGCGTTTCCTATTGTTATCTTATTCCCTGCTGAAACTTCAGAAAAAGCCGGTAAAAATAACATACTAAAATGCAGAGGATGCTCAGGTATGCTGcaaaatttgacatttgttcttCCTAAATCCCAACAGCCAATACTCACATCGAAGTCGGCAGCAAACATGTCATCTGACTCTGTAAACATGTCGGGGGCTGAAGGCTTCTTTGGGTTTGCTcctgaaatgaacaaaaacaacgAAAACAGCACAGCATGAGTTTTTAGTCATACACCACGTTGTAAAACAGAATATCTGGAACGTGTTTGATTCACATACTCTGCAGAGATCAAAACATGCTGCAGGTGGCAGAGACACCCAGGTATTGGATTACAAGCCAGCAActgaatgaacacatgacagAAAGAAGCAAAATTAAAATCCCTGCATCACACAACTCTGCATTGCCCACAGCAACCAAATGCCATTTTAGATTTGTATAGACTGGCAATCTGTCATCACAGTGTGGCCACAAAAAATGCAGGGAAGTGGAAATATTAATgcacttttaattattttaaaaggcaGTGCAAAAATGCCATCAATTAGCTTTCACCTTGGTATTTTGAACTTCCTCCATATCTGAAATAAACTGGCCATGATTGAACTGGGGTTAACTGCTTTGTCAGAACACCAAAGAAATTGCATTTCGtttcctataaaaaaaaaaaaatccaaagaaaaaaaaaaactgagaagagaaaaaactaaagtgaTTGCTATCCCTGATGGAGCTTTTAGCTGTTCAGGTTCAGATCTCCTACATGTTCACAGAAGATTGTGCTCTTCAGTAATGAATAGAAGCACATGCAGTGACCCACGTCTCTTTTCCACAACTACATTTCAAAGGTTTAAGTGATGGGTGAGCCTGAAAGAGAGGATAGAGCGCAATATTCTGTTGTTATCTGGGTCACGCTAACCACATTCTGCCACAGATAGCATGTATGGAGCTAAGTCTGTGCTTCACCTATTCCTCGTCCCACTTTGATGAAGATGTCAAGCCTAACGTGAGTGGTGTTCTCTTGGCAACTAGTGTGATCGTACTTCTGGCCAGCAGATGTGGAGGAAAAAGCACTGATGGGTAATGGTGAGAGAAACAACATTCACCGCATGAGGACTGAAAAAGGGGCAATAAATGATGTGCGTGCCAACTTACACAGAAATCAGTACAATTCCTGTGCATATTGGAGATATTATTGCCACAATATtccacaaatatatttttttgagaAATTAATTGCATATTGACACTTGCAATTATGCACTAGCTATGGCAGTTGGCTACAGAGCGCACACACCTGACCGTGTTGTTCATTCAGTTGGCCTTGTATGCCAACAGACATGAGCATTTTGAACAAGACATTACCGTCTTTCTCCTGGGAGATGAGGTTGTGCTTGGCTTTGATGCTGGCCTCAAAGGTGTTGAGGTTCTCGCGTTCATATTCCTTGACATCCGCTGCTACTCGCTCCAAGATGTCATCAGGTGAGGGTGAGCG includes the following:
- the prpf4bb gene encoding pre-mRNA processing factor 4Bb isoform X2; translation: MEGKVQSGMGLILQGYNSGSEEDGEARIRNGEQRPRGSSGKPTSPRGGKGGKSRRDSTEGSKSSSKRRSRSKSADRLAQAKESKQDKVTKTTKDTATKDRGRGRSKSKDRKQSDSTDRSKERTRKSNSPTTWKGEQKGSRTDRRSSTQRDDRPNQERGSRQSRSPGRERPSRSDTDRDKRPAKSPSKDASLGKENRSPPRRGPHSPMRKRSASPRHRDAHHPPASASDRTSKPSNSPSRTRSPPRRARSRSPDARRRDVDRQDSPLRKRPRPDAGPGRDRSRENSPRAAARRRMSRSPLRRRSLSPRRRSRSSPHRRSRSPLGHRSGERDRYGRLRQYRRSMSRDRDRRRRRSRDEDKFKGSLSEGMKVDKESSEEEVLEDFDGEEVDEEALIEQRRQQRLAIVQKYKVVSEDTNMVSEPSSPQSSTRSRSPSPDDILERVAADVKEYERENLNTFEASIKAKHNLISQEKDGANPKKPSAPDMFTESDDMFAADFDSARMRAAGVGKDFKENPNLRDNWTDAEGYYRVNIGETLDKRYDVYGYTGQGVFSNVIRARDTARAGQEVAVKIIRNNELMQKTGLKELEFLKKLNDADPDDKFHCLRLFRHFYHKQHLCLVFEPLSMNLREVLKKYGKDVGLHIKAVRSYSQQLFLALKLLKRCNILHADIKPDNILVNESKTILKLCDFGSASHVADNDITPYLVSRFYRAPEIIIGKPYDYGIDMWSVGCTLYELYTGKILFPGSSNNHMIKLAMDLKGKMPNKMIRKGSFKDQHFDQNLNFLYIEVDKVTEREKVTVMSTINSTKDLLTDMIGGQRLPEDQRKKVMQLKDLLDGTLMLDPAKRISINQALQHPFIQEKI